Genomic window (Bombus pascuorum chromosome 8, iyBomPasc1.1, whole genome shotgun sequence):
AAACGGAAGCGTTCTTTTATCGACCGTGTTATCACGTATTGTTGCAGTGGCAACCTCGACAAATGGAGGAAAGTACGTGCCGAGGGCCATTCTCCTGGACCTAGAGCCAGGAACAATGGACGCCGTTCGATCAGGAGCATACGGGAAGCTGTTCCGGCCGGACAATTTTGTGTTCGGTCAATCCGGAGCGGGCAACAATTGGGCAAAGGGACACTACACCGAGGGTGCAGAATTAGTCGACTCTGTATTGGACGTGGTCAGGAAAGAGTGCGAGAATTGCGACTGCCTGCAGGGCTTTCAGCTGACTCACTCTCTCGGTGGCGGCACCGGATCCGGTATGGGGACGCTGCTCATCTCCAAGATTCGCGAGGAATACCCAGATCGAATCATGAACACGTACTCGGTGATGCCGTCGCCGAAAGTGTCCGACACGGTGGTGGAGCCGTACAACGCTACCCTGTCGGTTCATCAACTGGTCGAGAATACCGACGAGACCTACTGTATCGATAACGAGGCGCTCTACGACATCTGCTTCCGTACCTTGAAGGTCTCGAATCCTAGCTACGGCGATTTGAATCATCTGGTCTCGTTGACCATGTCCGGCGTGACAACTTGCCTCAGGTTTCCCGGACAGCTGAACGCCGATTTGCGAAAGCTCGCGGTCAACATGGTTCCGTTTCCACGTCTGCACTTTTTCATGCCTGGCTTTGCTCCGTTAACCTCTAGATCTATGCAACAGTATTCCGCCCTGTCGGTGCCGGAGCTCACGCAGCAAATGTTCGATGCGAAGAATATGATGGCCGCCTGCGACCCCAGACACGGCCGATACTTGACAGTGGCAGCCGTGTTTCGTGGCAGAATGTCTATGAAGGAGGTGGACGAGCAAATGCTCAGCGTGCAGAACAAAAATAGCTCTTACTTCGTCGAATGGATCCCGAACAATGTGAAGACCGCCGTCTGCGACATTCCGCCCAAGGGTTTGAAAATGTCCTCGACCTTCATCGGGAACACCACCGCCATTCAAGAGCTATTCAAGCGAATCTCCGAGCAATTCACAGCGATGTTCCGTAGAAAAGCCTTCCTGCACTGGTACACTGGTGAAGGCATGGACGAGATGGAGTTCACCGAGGCTGAGTCGAACATGAACGATTTGGTGTCGGAGTATCAACAATACCAGGAAGCCACCGCCGAAGAAGATTTCGAAGCCGAGGAGTGCGCCGACGACTTTGAGACTTGCGATCAAGAGTAAATCGACTGCTGATCATTTCCTCCGAAGGAACTATTTTTCCACCGAACGAGACGTTTCTCTCCTTATCCTTGTCCTTATCgttatctttctcttcttttctcttctctcctctccttCTCCCGTCGCCTTATCGTCTGCTCCGTTCCATTCTCTCCTTCTGTGGCGACTTTCGTCTCGATTCGGTGGTAGCTCTCTGCGATatttctgtcttttttatacttttgtacgtaaaaaatacattttatgatCGGGAAGCGTTTACTGCGGCGGCCGGCGAATCGAGTGGTTCGGCCGAACTCCACACCGGCTGCTGCATCTCGCATCGCGACTACcgaaatgtgaaaaaatagCGGAAAATTTGCACGGAGAAATCACGGGGCATCCCTGGCTCGTGAACCTGGATCCATCGTTCTCGAAGGATAGCGACTTTACCAAACACCAAAGTACCCGAACCAAAAATCTACTTTGTTCCGTTGCATCCAAGGCAACGATATCGTATGCGTATTAATAGTGGCACGCGTTTTGCAATGTGTAGCGCAAGTTTGTTCCttgcaaaaatatacgtttttttcaattatttttctttcccccTCGTATCGTTCCCCGTATCGTTTCCCGTATCGTTCCCGTACTATTTCCCATGTCATCGATCGCACGCTCGAGCGATTCAAGTCGACTAGACTCGTCTCTCGATCAATCCTCGTACTCCGCCACCAGATCCTCGTCGAAGCTGGTTTCCGCCGCCGCTTCTTGTTGCCGTTGATAGTCCGAGACGAGATCGTACATCGTCGATCGGGAATCAGAAAATTCGGTCTCGTCCATTCCTTCGGCCGTGTACCAATGCAAATACGCCCGTTTCTTCATCATACCGTCGAACGCGTCCACCAACATTTTGAACGGTTCCTGTATCGCCGTCGTGTTTGATACCATGCTGGCGTTCATAGCGAGTCCTCGCGGAGCGATGTCGCAGATCGCAGTTTGAACGTTGTTCGGTATCCACTCGATGAAATACGGACTGTTTCTGTTTCGTATATTCAACATTTGCTCGTCGACGAGCTGCAAGCATACCAAAGCGATTGGGTTTTATAAACGAAAGAGCGCGCTTCTCTCGATCGCATGCGCGCGCTATTAAACTAAAGCAGCTGCGTTTTCCGACCTTGGTCGACATTCTGCCTCTGAAGATGGCAGCCACCGTGAGGAATTTGGCCTGTCTCGGGTCGCAGCAGACAAACATGCTGTTCGTGTTAAATAACTGCTGCGTCAATTCCGGTACCGAGAGCACCGTATACGGCGCGGCGCTTTGGGAGAGGAGGGGCGCGTATGCGGGAACGAAAAAGTGGAGTCTCGGGAAGGGCACTAGGTTGATCAGTAATTTTCTCAGGTCGGTATTTAATTGGCCGGGAAATCTGAAGCAAGCCGTGATTCCTGACATGTAACTGGATACCAAGTGATTCGCGTCGCTGAACGTTGGCGTGATGATCTTTAAGACGCGCATGCAAATGTGATGCAACGCTCGATTGTCGATGCAGAACGTTTGATCACTGTACTCGATCAATTTGCCGAGAGTGAGGATGGCGTTGTACGGTTCTACCACCACGTCCGACATCACTGGAGACGGTATCACGCTGTAAGTCTTGAGTATTCTCTCCGGATATTCCTCCTTTAGCTTGGTCATTAGCAACGCGGTCATTCCACCGCCAGTTCCGCCGCCCAGCGAATGGACTATTTGAATACCTGAATATCAAACCAGCGAGCCAAAACTAGATATGCAAGATATTACGTATACGCGGCGGCGATgacgacaacgacaacgacgacggcAACTACGAACCTTGCATCAAATCGCAAGCCTCAGCTTCCGTGCGAATCAGATCTAACGCAATGTCGGCCAATTCGGCGCCTTCGGTATAGTAACCCTTCGCCCAATTATTCGCCG
Coding sequences:
- the LOC132909860 gene encoding tubulin beta chain-like — translated: MREIVHLQAGQCGNQIGAKFWEVISEEHGIDQSGIYHGDSDLQLERISVYYNEASVATSTNGGKYVPRAILLDLEPGTMDAVRSGAYGKLFRPDNFVFGQSGAGNNWAKGHYTEGAELVDSVLDVVRKECENCDCLQGFQLTHSLGGGTGSGMGTLLISKIREEYPDRIMNTYSVMPSPKVSDTVVEPYNATLSVHQLVENTDETYCIDNEALYDICFRTLKVSNPSYGDLNHLVSLTMSGVTTCLRFPGQLNADLRKLAVNMVPFPRLHFFMPGFAPLTSRSMQQYSALSVPELTQQMFDAKNMMAACDPRHGRYLTVAAVFRGRMSMKEVDEQMLSVQNKNSSYFVEWIPNNVKTAVCDIPPKGLKMSSTFIGNTTAIQELFKRISEQFTAMFRRKAFLHWYTGEGMDEMEFTEAESNMNDLVSEYQQYQEATAEEDFEAEECADDFETCDQE
- the LOC132909471 gene encoding tubulin beta chain-like, which encodes MDGMFQGDSELQLQRMNVYFVEGPGGRFVPRAILVDLDPGSLDSVMSGPCGKLFKPDNFATGQAGAANNWAKGYYTEGAELADIALDLIRTEAEACDLMQGIQIVHSLGGGTGGGMTALLMTKLKEEYPERILKTYSVIPSPVMSDVVVEPYNAILTLGKLIEYSDQTFCIDNRALHHICMRVLKIITPTFSDANHLVSSYMSGITACFRFPGQLNTDLRKLLINLVPFPRLHFFVPAYAPLLSQSAAPYTVLSVPELTQQLFNTNSMFVCCDPRQAKFLTVAAIFRGRMSTKLVDEQMLNIRNRNSPYFIEWIPNNVQTAICDIAPRGLAMNASMVSNTTAIQEPFKMLVDAFDGMMKKRAYLHWYTAEGMDETEFSDSRSTMYDLVSDYQRQQEAAAETSFDEDLVAEYED